The following nucleotide sequence is from Bacteroidota bacterium.
CTGAAAACCCTTTCCTTTAGAAGTACCAATGACATTTACCAAGTCACCTTCTTCAAATACCGTCACGTTGATTACCTCACCAATGGGTTTTCCAAAATCATAATCACGGAATTCATGAACCTTTCTTTTGGGCGTAGTACCTGCCTTTTTAAAATGGCCTTGAAGTGCCTTTGGAGTATTTTTTTCTTTTCTTTCGTCAAAAGCCACCTGCGTGGCATAATAACCGTCAATATCCTCAGTTTTGATTTGTGTAATCACACAAGGACCAGCTTCAATAACCGAAACTGCCGTTAATTTACCACCGTCATATACGCTGGTCATTCCTACTTTCTTTCCAATAATTCCTTTCATGATATTTGGTTTTAGCGGAACCGTTTGATGCTATCTATAGGCTCATAAATGAATAAATTTCTATTACGTCTTCTTCGG
It contains:
- the rplC gene encoding 50S ribosomal protein L3, with protein sequence MKGIIGKKVGMTSVYDGGKLTAVSVIEAGPCVITQIKTEDIDGYYATQVAFDERKEKNTPKALQGHFKKAGTTPKRKVHEFRDYDFGKPIGEVINVTVFEEGDLVNVIGTSKGKGFQGVVKRHGFSGVGMATHGQHDRLRAPGSLGASSDPSHVFKGMRMAGRMGGNRIETLNLKVVKVLAEDNIVLISGSVPGAIGSYVIIEG